Genomic window (Macrobrachium rosenbergii isolate ZJJX-2024 chromosome 48, ASM4041242v1, whole genome shotgun sequence):
TAAAGAACTTAATGTATGATCATACTATagtattatcaactaaattaaTCCACGTAATTGCCCAAGGTAATGAATAAACTTTAATACGCCAGAGAATTTAACGATTGTTACATTAttaaatgaagtaataaaatgcaaaactttGCCGGTTTTGTAACCTCATGACCTTGAAAATTGGTCATTGGCCAATTTTTGGGGTGTAAAGCAATAAGGGAATAGTTGGGTATTATCCTATTAGGTTtcatgccctaataataataataataataataataataataataataataataataataataataataataataataaaaagaaataggagaataagaagaaaagcaataaaactaTACTCGATGAGGCAGCGAATTCATGCAAATAATTCCCCAGTGAATGAGAAAGTTGAACgaacagaaacaaaactaaaaaaaaaaaaaaaattacttttgcataCCAAGATCACTACTGAATAGGATCTAGTGACTCAACACAAGCATGAAAAATCAGGGTAACAACTCGAGTTCCAATAGCCCTTCATGGGTCATTATAGTGATTACTCCAGCACACTAAATGAAATGCAGGTATGCGCAGATTTTGCTAGGGTAccgggaaaaataatataaaggaatcatatttgctgtttaataaataataaatacataacatcAGAAGACCTGGTGGTTGCCAGCAGCAGAAAGGTCTTTGGGAATTATGGGTTTATCTGAGAAGGATGTATCGCTCGTGTCCTTGTGAGGATCTCGGTCTGAGGATTTACTTGGACTCGTTGGAGCCGGAGCCATAGTAGAACCTCCTGGAAGCCTCACGGGACTCGTACGATTCGACGGAATCGGGGAACTGAGCCTCACCGGAGTAGGTCACATCGGCGGTGTATCCGTCGTCGTCAGAGGCGCGGAAGGCCACCTTCTGCAGGCGACCGTCGGGGAGGTggacgtagtaggatccctgTGTGTTCTCGCCGTCTCCTTCCTCCTGGTGTCCGAAGTCGTTGCGGGAGGGTGGGTGGTTGACGGCCCAGTTGAAGTTGTAACGAGCCTCGCCGGACTCGAAGGACTCTGCGGATCCTGAGGAGAACTGCAGGGGAAAGGAATCAGAATCTTCAGTCTGAGTCTTCAGTGCTCTGAGGCTTCGATACTTCGacgccatttattttttatcaaattcatcataattcgaaaaatactaataatactcacCCTTGGGGCGGAATATCTTTCGAAGCTTTCGAAGCTGTCGGCTGCCACAAGGGCGACTAAGCCCAGAAGAACGAAAGCGACCTGAAATTACAATTGTAAGATATTATTGCTGTTGGTATAAATCATAGGAAATATACAGCTTTAATCATTTACAAATAcctaagtatatatactgtacatactttaattaaatatatcttattaGATACATCTTATTCCTTACCTTAGCGACCATGTTGATATTGTTGGAGTCTCGAAAAGAAACTGATGCCTTGTCCTGCCTCATGGatcatttatatacacaaactgcAAGAAGGGTGGAGTCAGGTAATCgattataaaacaagtttttccaGTTAGATTTCCAAAGAGTTTCTGTCACTTCAGTAAACTCCAATTATGGTTCATCCTTAATAAATTGTGGCAAGGTTTTAAGAGATATGTTAAATTCTAGTTATTGGAAATCTGTGATCCTTTCTtgcttttattgaatatttaaaaacaaatttacgtAAAAAAGTATTCgtgtgactttttatttttttcatgctttttaaaCAGTCATTGTGTTAACATTTCTCCTCTTAGGTTACCAACATGTCAGGTCATAGAATTTGATTGTCTAAAGATTTTTATGGGTTTTGTCAAAGCATGAATAcaaattcatttttgtatgtCTCAGGTTGTTATGCTTTATAAGAAACTGGATTGATTTactctaaaaattcaaaatattccattttagttttctgtaaaagaaaactattgtgccggttttgtctgtccgtccgcacttttttctttccgcactttttctgtccgcactttttctgttagcactttttcctgtccgcacttcttctgtccgccttcagatcttaaaaaccactgaggctacggggctgcaaattggtatgttgatcatccaccctccagtcatcaaatataccaaattgcagccctctagcctccttagt
Coding sequences:
- the LOC136831750 gene encoding pro-resilin-like, translating into MRQDKASVSFRDSNNINMVAKVAFVLLGLVALVAADSFESFERYSAPRFSSGSAESFESGEARYNFNWAVNHPPSRNDFGHQEEGDGENTQGSYYVHLPDGRLQKVAFRASDDDGYTADVTYSGEAQFPDSVESYESREASRRFYYGSGSNESK